Proteins from one Sylvia atricapilla isolate bSylAtr1 chromosome 1, bSylAtr1.pri, whole genome shotgun sequence genomic window:
- the RBM48 gene encoding RNA-binding protein 48, with protein sequence MASGSSGGPGAPCRHHAQLGACESRAKYREGWRPRAVKVYTINLESRYLLIQGVPALGVMKELVEQFALYGAIEEYHALDEYPAEQFTEVYLIKFKKLQCARVAKKKMDERSFFGSLLHVCYAPEFETVQETREKLQDRRKYIAKATNQRDCFVLKKVEGPKKTASKNSEHDCPWNTSGSHVASNWDPSSFTSSPGVSHNTAYPSGNQNQSLLTSPHYDNNCAEISGYFGHNTSVTPSVHPGGHTPPASLMHPRMVPAYNGIDRFMPRTTHLQERKRKREEGNKFSLIGTSEDNTEVVIGPQLPEIPKVDMDDESLNTSATLIRNKLKEVADSVSTSVEKPESSSAKPLVKQRRRI encoded by the exons ATGGCGTCCGGCAGCAGCGGCGGCCCGGGCGCTCCGTGCCGGCACCACGCGCAGTTGGGAGCCTGCGAATCGCGCGCCAAGTACCGCGAGGGGTGGCGGCCGCGCGCCGTGAAG gtttacACTATCAACTTGGAATCTCGCTATTTACTGATACAAGGAGTTCCTGCATTAGGTGTTATGAAGGAATTAGTTGAACAATTTGCATTGTATGGTGCCATTGAGGAATATCACGCTCTAGATGAATATCCAGCAGAGCAATTCACTGAAGTGTATCTTATAAAATTCAAAAAACTGCAGTGTGCAAG GGTGgccaagaaaaaaatggatgaaCGAAGTTTCTTTGGTAGTTTGTTGCACGTGTGCTATGCTCCAGAATTTGAAACAGTCCAAGAAACTAGAGAGAAGTTGCAGGACAGAAGAAAGTATATAGCAAAAGCAACAAATCAAAGAG atTGCTTTGTGTTAAAGAAAGTAGAAGGCCCTAAGAAGACAGCCTCAAAGAACTCTGAGCATGACTGTCCATGGAATACATCGGGATCACATGTAGCCAGTAACTGGGATCCATCCTCCTTTACAAGTTCTCCTGGGGTATCCCACAACACAGCATATCCATCTGGGAATCAAAATCAGAGCCTGTTAACATCTCCACACTATGATAACAATTGTGCTGAAATTTCTGGATACTTTGGTCATAACACATCTGTAACTCCAAGTGTCCATCCAGGAGGACATACTCCACCAGCTTCCCTAATGCATCCAAGAATGGTTCCAGCTTACAATGGCATTGACAGGTTTATGCCTCGTACAACTCACCTGCAAGAACGtaagaggaagagagaagaaggtAACAAGTTTTCCCTCATTGGAACAAGTGAGGACAATACTGAAGTTGTTATTGGTCCACAACTACCAGAAATACCTAAAGTGGATATGGATGATGAGTCTTTGAATACTTCAGCTACATTAATtagaaataaactgaaagag